The sequence GCTTTAAGAATACTGGACGAGGAAGAAGAAGCGCAGGAGTGCTATGAAAAGGCTTTGGAGCTTGGGTATAATGCATAGGAAAACTTAATATTGGTTCTCTTGAAAGGAGAGAATGGTTCTTATGAATGGAATAAAGAAATTCAAATGGATTATTGGTACTACTTCTATTATTCTTGTTGCTTTTTTAGCAGTGGTTATGAACTCAGATAAATGGGGAAGTGGAGCGGTATCAGCATATGGAAAGGTATCGCAGGATGCAATAGAAGTTTCGTTGATAAATTTGATTGCCACGCCGGAACAGTATGACGGGAAATTAGTAAGGGTTACAGGAGTGGCAAAAGTTGAATTTGAAAACAGTGGCCTATATCTTTCAAGAGATGATTACAAAAATGCGATAACGAAAAATGCTGTTTGCTTGACATTGGATGAGAAATTGCTTGGAACAACATATGAAAATCTTAAAAAAACGAACGGAAAGTATGTTTTTGTTGAAGGTATTTTTAACGGCAAGGAAAAAGGCCATTTTGACAGGTGTTCTGGAACAATTGATAACATTACAAGGTACGAGGTTTGGAAGTAGCTTAAATCACCATTGAAATTTCATGTTTTTTACCGCATCCGGATACTAAATGACATATCCCTGATAGTTCAATTCTGTCAGGGATTTTTTATTTTGTGAACAGATACAAAATGTTATTGTAAAGCTGCAAAGTACCTGTCCAATAAAAAAATATTGGGGTCAAATTTCAAAAATATTCCACTGATTGATATATAACGATGCATATAAAATCCCCGGTAAAATTACTAGTTGAAGATATTTTTTATATAATTACAAAATTCGACAAAAAATGTATTTGCAATAGGATATTTTTATGCTAAAATTTCAAAGAAATTTTGGTAAGTATTATCTTTTTAAGGGATATGTACAAATGAGAAAGATTAAAATTATTAATTATTTCCCTTTGTTTTTCATGCTCTTTATTGTAATTTTGCGTGTCTTTTTTGTTTCAAGTTCGGCTGAAGTGGCTAATACTGCAGATACAAATATTAAATTGCTGCAGAATAGTGAGGCTCCTTTTAAATATGGTGATTTAAATGGTGACAATAATATAAATAGCAGCGACTATACTTTGCTAAAAAGATATTTGCTTCATACGATAAGAGAAAGCCCAGAAAAACGTCCGCACCCTCATTTCGGTGAAAAATATTCTGGTGTCGACAATTTATCTAACCTGATTGATTTAAGCTACTTGAAATGATAAGTTTAGAATATTTTTTAACAGTATATAATATTAGGAATATTAGGAGGGAGAGAAAAGAGATGAGGAAAATACTATTTATTTGGACTTTGTGCAATACTTTTTGTCTGTACAATTGTATTTTTCATATATAATAAAGTAAATACAATAAAGATAACATTTAATCCGGATGAAGTTTATCTTATTTCTATTGGTATACCGGAAGCGAGTGTATATACGAAAGATAGAGGCAAAATAAACAAAATAATTAAATATTTAAATTCGTTTAGTTATTCTGATGGTTCTGACCTAAAATTGCCTAATGATAGCCCCGATATATTTGTGTTTATGTATGATGAAAATGAAAAAGTAATTGACCGACTTATGATATATGGAAAGGTAATAGTATATAAAGACAATAAATACAAAGCTCCTTTCCTTTTTGATTATAGGTTTGAGAGGTTTTGCAAGAGATTAAATGAAGACAATAATGAAAGCAATTAAGTAAAACTAAATTTTACTACACAACTGAGAGTCTTGGAGATTGCTTGTTGTAAAATGTATACTATTACCATCAGTAAAGTTAAAAATATGCAAACTGTTTCAATTGAAAATTGGGCAAGTGAATGGATACATAAAAAATAAAACCCAATATGAATATATATTATATAAAATCTATTTAAGCCACGCAGTTGATAAAAGAAAAGATAAAAAGGTGACCTTGTTACTCTGCCAAGGTCACCCCATTATTCTTTTAATCGTTGTATCATGGGCCAGGTTTTCAAATTCATCGTCAATACCAGATAACGACACAAAATCCTTGTATTTCTGTTTTAAGGCGACAGAAATAAGATGGTCGGCCAAGGCCGGGTTTTTGGGAAGCAGACTTCCGTGGGAATAAGAGCAGTAAACATTTTTGTAAATGGCTCCTTCAAAACCGTCTTCTCCGTTGTTTCCATAGCCTTTTATAATCTTGCCGAGAGGCTTTACTCCAGGACCTAAATAGGTTCTTCCGGAATGATTTTCAAAGCCTACGATTTTTCCATCATAATGGTCATTCTTTAAAAAATCGCATTCAAACACAAAGTTTCCGATCATTCTTTCCTTGCCGCCTATGGTCCATAAGTCCAGAGCGTTCAGAAAGTGAATTTCCTTACCGTCCCACGTTTTATAATAACTGCCTAAAAGCTGATATCCGCCGCAAATTGCCAGAAACACTTTGTCATTTTTTACGGCGTTCCTGATTTCCTCTCCTTTTTGGTTTAGGAGGTCATCTTGGATTATTTCCTGTTCATAATCCTGACCGCCGCCCAAAAATATAATGTCGTAGGCTTCGGCGTCAAACTTGTCCCCGATGGATATGTTTGAAACGTTTACGTTTAT comes from Acetivibrio thermocellus ATCC 27405 and encodes:
- a CDS encoding dockerin type I repeat-containing protein — encoded protein: MRKIKIINYFPLFFMLFIVILRVFFVSSSAEVANTADTNIKLLQNSEAPFKYGDLNGDNNINSSDYTLLKRYLLHTIRESPEKRPHPHFGEKYSGVDNLSNLIDLSYLK
- a CDS encoding type 1 glutamine amidotransferase — its product is MYELNICHLYPDLLNLYGDRGNIMALKMRCVWRGINVNVSNISIGDKFDAEAYDIIFLGGGQDYEQEIIQDDLLNQKGEEIRNAVKNDKVFLAICGGYQLLGSYYKTWDGKEIHFLNALDLWTIGGKERMIGNFVFECDFLKNDHYDGKIVGFENHSGRTYLGPGVKPLGKIIKGYGNNGEDGFEGAIYKNVYCSYSHGSLLPKNPALADHLISVALKQKYKDFVSLSGIDDEFENLAHDTTIKRIMG